TTGTGGAATTGAGTATTGTTAGTGTTGTTGTGGTTCATAACATTCTTGTAATGAGTATttctataaattaattaaataagagTAAATGGGTAAACGAGTTATGTTTTCCATTTTCAGACTACCTGCGAAAAGTGAGTATTTTTAATCTGGTATATGTGTTTTAACCGAATTATTATTTGATCGTCTTATCACCCACTCATATGATTCTAGTGAGATTTGAATTTGAGACCACTGGACTATATTGGAATGGTTTAAATTAATAAGAGTGAAGGTTTAATATCATCTATGTAATCATGTCGCTTCACACTTGATAATTTTCGTACGATTAAGTTGGCTCATAGTGAGCAATAAACCTTAAAAGGGGTTAACACTTGATAGTGATAAAATACTTTCGTACTGCATTTGGTATCTAAcactttattaaaaaaaaaaaaaagttagtcaaATTAAGTATTAGGAACGTAATTAATCAACTAGTAGCGTCACACaatctatctatagttaatattaaaatcctacaatgatgatgtcattattaggctaattcttttgttaaaaaaaatcaaaaaaaaaaagaaaaaaatctaaacatggtgggtgatgtcattaactaAATAATGTTAAGTTAAAATTAATTCTTATTAATTAATCAatgttattaaatcttattaataatgattttaattattaaaattaaataattttaaattattttaattaattattttgaattaattacgagaaggtataaaaaatATAAGCATCGTGGGTGATGtccttaatctaaataattttaagttaaaattaaatcttattaattaatcattgttattaaatcttattaataattattttaattattaaaaaaataaataattttaaataattattttgaattgagtacgagaaggtataaaaaaaatttaagcatggtgggtgatgtcattaatcttaataattttaagttaaaattaaatcttattaattaatcattgttattaaatcttattaataattattttaattattaaaattaaattattttaaattattttaattagttattttgaattgagtatgagaaggtataaaagctaggcagaaggaaaccaattctaaatttatatattagtttacacttttaaaataaaatgacaaccaatattatctcttatgattggatgtgaattgtttaatatgcattttagtttttttgatgaaatgttcagctgacgagtttcttaatcGGACTATgtagtttcacgggtcattaaactagataactttagcatttacattcacttaatacataaaacatatcattaaactgtttcatttaaacaaacccgtgactcCACGGGTCATTTCTCTAGTTATTGATTTATAAGCCAACATGTAATGGTAGAGGAGTTTTTTAGCGTGTTGGTGAATAGGGAGAGGTAGTTGATGGTGGCGTGATAATGGTGTTAGTAAAATGGAGAGTATTGGGGTGGGTTGTTGAGTCGCGTGTTGAGTTATGGGCTACTATGATTTGTAATTGCTGATTTCACCGGTTAAAATCCCAAAATTTTCTCTTTTAGATGGCTTATTTCAATAGTACTATTCAAAAAGATTTACACTATCCAGCAATGTCACTAGTTAAAAATCCAAAAACTTTTCCAGTACATACTACATCCGCCCCTACACCGCATTGATAGTTGAATGAAAAAAATGGATTAAAATGATTAAAATAACGTAAAAGTGTTTGAAGTCTACAAGCACGCCAAACTTATTCATGTGTTCCTAGTAAGACCATTTTTAACAATGGCGGGCGTGTTGGTGGGTGGGGTTGAGGTACTTGATGGGCGTGCTGGTAAACTGCTGGCTAATGGGTGGCGTACTGAGTTGTGTGTTTCTGGGTAGGGGTTGggtatttttaatttctttttcacgtttctttcatttttcttgattttaatttattttatttaattagttataatattattttgTAAGTATTAAAAGAAATAAATTATTATAAAACACAATACAATTAATATCAGTAAATACGATTaccttattttttttaaaacgtcCTAAATTACCTTATTTTTATAAAGTCCTAGAAAttaaagattacaataattaaaaaattctaaaaataaaaGATTACAATAAAAAAAAAGCTAGTTTGTGCGtcggaaatttggtgaaaaattccATATATGCTCGGTTAAGTCTTGACGAAGTGCATTGTGCACATCTTTGTCAAGTATTTCCTTAGCTCGTGTTGCACGATCACTATTTTGATTCCTAACATAAGCCTGTTGGTTTTCTGGCTCTCTTAGATATTCTTCGTCGAGTGAAGTTATAGCAAAACCGTTATCCTCTTGGATCATATTGTGCAATATAACACAATCATATAATATGTGGGACATTTTTTTGGCTTTCCAAGTTCGTCCAGGCACACGTAATATATTGAATCTACCTTGAAGAACACCGAATGTGCGCTCGACATCCTTTCGTGCACTTTCTTGAAACTGTGTAAACTTTTTAGCTGCCTCGTCTGTTGGGGATGAAAATGCCTTAATTAGTGTAGCCCAATCTGGATAAATACCATCAGCGAGATACTAATCATGGGTTTATTCATGACCATTTACGAAAAATGGTGCAACTGGAGCAGTACCGTTCTTAATAGAATCAAATAAAGATGATCGGTTTAACACATTTATATCGTTGTTGGAACCTGCTACACCAAAATAGGCATGCCATATCCACATATCATACGAAGCTACAGCTTCGAGTATAATAGATGTTTTTTTTATTATGACCACTCGTGAATTGTCCTTGCTATGCGACAGGAAATTTCTTCCATTCCCAGTGCATACAATCGATGCTTTCAAGAATTCCCAGAAAACCGTGTTTTGCTTcgtgatgttcatatattcattgaaTATCGTGTGCAGTTGGTTTTCGTAGATATTCTTGTTGGATAAAAATCAGTAACACACAAACAAAAGTTGTCTAAGCAAATTAATGAGGTTTGCTCACTCATTTTTAAATATTCATCTAACATATCCCCTGATGTACCGTATGCCAATTGGCGTAATGCCGATTTGCACTTTTGATATATATTAAAACCTTGACGACCACTAGCGTCGCGTCTTTGTTTAAAAAAATTAAAGTGCGCATGCAAAGGATTAAGAGAGCATTCAGATATACGTTGTATGATACGTAGGAATAATTGCGAACTCATTCAAAAACGTCTCTTAAATTTGTAAGGAGGATATGTAGGACTTTCACAAAAAAAGTATTTCCATAGATTAGCTCCAGCTCCTTCATGATCTTTATGAAGATACATACAGGGTCCTCGTCAGGGTCTTTCACTTGTGCATTCGTCAGCTTCTCGATCTAGCTCTTCGGCGTACGCACCCATAATATTTAATAACAAATCGTCGTCGTCCGAAGATTCATTGGCAATAGTTAAATAAGCatccattttttatttattttgaaaattGATTGAGATGAGAAAGTGTATAGATAATTGATAGAGTATATGTTTTATGGTTTGAggagtgttgtatatatatatgtgaaataaaGATATATCcgttggattatatatatatatatatatatatatatatatatatatatatatatatatatatatatgtgtgtgtgtgtgtgtgtgtgtgtgtgtgtgtgtgttagaaattgggtatgaattgactgccggattcgttcttgaatcgtgtcttcactttctctataaagtatttcgaccctacgattgcctcagttgcacgaaatctttacagggataagacaagaacgcaatcagtgtttttggcaacgaaatcactgatcaaattattagagagtatgtgtgtgttttctatTGCTTTGATGAATGCAGATTGGATGAATAAAACGTCCATCAAACTGTTATAGAAAAACTGTTAAAATCGAAAGGGTGTAACCCTTCACATTTGGCGGGAAAATTGGTTATACCAAAAGGTATAATTGTTCGCTGACACTTATTCATATTTGGCTCTGCCCCTTGGATCCCAcaagggggcgcagccccctttaacctatatgttatcaaatcatagtaatagaccacaagatttcatatttcaatatacatcccatacatagagataaaaatcattcatatggtgaacacctggtaatcgacattaacaagatgcatatagaatatccccatcattctgggtcacccatcagacatgataaaatcgaagtactaaagcatttaaaatttcagaatggggcttgttggacccgatagatctatctttaggattcgcgtcaatttgggggtttgttcccaaattcttaggctaccaagctaaaaaggggcatattcggcttcgatcattcacccatataatgtagtttaatttacttgtgtctatttcataaaacatttataaaattgcatgtattctcatcccaaaatattagattttaaaagtgggactataactcactttcacagatttttacttcgtcgggaagtaagacttggccactggtcgattcacgaacctataacaaatatgtacatatatcaaagtatgttcaaaatatatttacaacatttttaatacattttaatgttttaagtttattaagtcagctgtcctcgttagtaacctacaactagttgtccatagttagatgtacagaaataaattgatatatattattttgacccaatccatgacccagtgtatacacgtctcaggctagatcacaattcaaagtatatatatttttggaatcaacctcaaccctgtatagctagctccaacattactgcatatagagtgtctatggttgttccaaataatatatatagatgggtcgatatgatatgtcaaaacatttgcatatgtgtctatggtatcccaagattacataatatattagaatacatgtataatacaatataagttagctaggatatgattaatattgatttgttacaatatttcccgtagctacaacaatcaaaaaaatatccaatcttgttttacccataacttcttcgttttaaatccgttttgagtgaatcaaattgctatggtttcatattgaaatctattttatgaatctaaatatacaaagtataggtttatagtcggaaatataagttacaagtcatttttgtaataggtagtcatttcagtcgaaagaacgacgtcttgatgactattttgaaaagcataatttcactttgagtttaaccatgatttttgaatatagtttcatgttcataagaaaaatcattttcccagacgaacaacttttaaatcaaagtttatcatagtttttaattatcaaacccaaaacagcccgtggtgttactacgacggcgtatatccggttttacggtatttttcgtgttttccggttttaaatcattaagttagcatatcatatagatatagaacatgtgtttagttaattttaaaattcaagttagaaggattaacttttgtttgggaacaagtttagaattaactaaactatgttctagtgatttcaagtttaaaccttcgaataaggtagttttaaatatatgaattgaatgatgttatgaacatcaatactacctaaggttttgtggataaacctactgtaaatgagaaaaatagatctagcttcaaaggatccttggatggcttgaaagttcttgaagcagaatcatgacactaaaataagttcaagtaagatttccactagaaataagattgttatagttatagaaattgaatcaaagtttgaatatgagtattacttgtattagaaagatatcttactataaataagaaagatttcttgaggttggatgatcactttacaagattggaagtaagctagcaaacttggaagtattcttgattttatgaaactagaacttatagaatttatgaagaacacttagaacttgaagatagaatttgagagagatcaattagataaataaaattgaagaattaaagtgtttttaggtgtttttagtcgttggtatatggattagatataaaggatgtgtaattttgtttacttgtaaataagtcatgaatgattactaatatttttgtaattttatgagatatttcatgctagttgccaaatgatggttcccacatgtgttaggtgactcacatagtctgctaagagctgatcattggagtgtatataccaatagtacatacatctaaaagttatgtattgtacgagtacgaatacgggtgcatacgagtagaattgttgatgaaactgaaagaggatgtaattgtaagcatttttgttaagtagaagtattttgataagtgtcttgaagtctttcaaaagtgtatgaatacatattaaaacactacatgtatatacattttaactgagtcgttaaatcatcgttagtcgttacatgtaaatgttgttttgaagcctttaggttaacgatcatgttaagtgttgttaacccattgtttattatatcaaatgagatgttaaattattacattatcatgatattatgatgtattaatatatcttaatatgatatatatacaattaaatatcgctacaacgataatcgttacatatatgcctcgtttcgaaatccttaagttagtagtcttgtttttacatatgtagttcattgttaatatacttaatgatatgtttacttatcctaataccatgttaattatatatatatatatatatatatatatatatatatatatatatatatatatatatatatatatccatatatatatatatccatatatatatatatccatatatataacatcatatagtttttacaagttttaacgttcgtgaatcgtcaacttgggtggtcaattgtctatatgaaatctatttcacttaatcaagtcttaacaagtttgattgcttaatatgttggaaacacttaatcatgtaaataaaaatttcatttaatatatataaacatggaaaagttcgggtcactacagtacctacccgttaaataaatttcgtcccgaaattttaagaagttggaggtgttgacatatcttctggaaataagtacgggtacttcttcttcatctgatcttctcattcccaggtgaactcgggtcctctatgagcattccatcgaaccttaacaattggtatcttgttttgcttaagtcttttaacctcacgatccattatttcgacgggttcttcgacgaattgaagtttttcattgatttggatttcgtctaacggaatagtgagatcttctttagcaaaaaatttcttcaaatttgagatgtggaaagtgttatgtacagccgcgagttgttgtggtaattcaagtcggtaagctactggtccgacgcgatcaataaccttgaatggtccaatatatcttgggtttaatttccctcgtttaccaaatcgaacaacgcctttccaaggtgcaactttaagcatgactgatattgctcaataacatcatatatatatctatcgcaatatcgtgtaaaaatgctctagaatcaaggataatgaaggcgtttctacaagtaacaggccaagatgtgcaaatttgtattggagagtgatttataaagagttttgatgatctatgaccttggttga
This genomic stretch from Rutidosis leptorrhynchoides isolate AG116_Rl617_1_P2 chromosome 11, CSIRO_AGI_Rlap_v1, whole genome shotgun sequence harbors:
- the LOC139874409 gene encoding uncharacterized protein, which translates into the protein MDAYLTIANESSDDDDLLLNIMGAYAEELDREADECTSSNNDINVLNRSSLFDSIKNDWATLIKAFSSPTDEAAKKFTQFQESARKDVERTFGVLQEDNGFAITSLDEEYLREPENQQAYVRNQNSDRATRAKEILDKDVHNALRQDLTEHIWNFSPNFRRTN